CTGGTGCCatacgatacggaggtatcgatattggacttgtaccaggaactagatcaatacagaattcaatctctcgatctggtggtagtccaggtaactcttctggaaacacatcagaatACTCCGAAACTACTGGTACATCATTCACATTTCCAACTTCCTTCTGAACATCTCGTACCAGagctaaaaatccttgacatcctttaCTCAACATCTTTCTCGCTTTCAAAGCCGAGACTAAACTCTTTGGGGTTTCCAATTTCTCTCCTCGAATAGAGATAAGTTCAGTTCCAGGTACATGGAACGTCACTATCTTTTCTCTACAATCCACATTTGCATAATGTCGCGacaaccaatccattcctaggatGACGTCGAATTCTAAAACATTAAGCAACAACAAATCCGCAAGCAATTCTCGCTCTCCAATTAACACAGGACACGACGGATAAACTACAGTAACGTCTATGCTTTCGCCTACAGGTGTAGCTACTAACAATGGGTTTTGCAAAATTACAGGTTGAATTCCTAATTTTAATGCAAAACTCGACGatacaaatgaatgcgtagcaccgggatcaaataaaattgatgcatcATGCGAGGATATTAAAAATATACCTTGCACTACCGCATTCGACGCATTCGCCTCTTGAGGATTGATCGCAAAAACTCTAGCCTGCCCTCCGCTAGCAGTTGCTCCAGATCCTCGTCCGCCTATGGTCCTTCCTCCACCACGATTACCAAAACCATATCCTCTTCCACGTTGTCCATTAAACACATTCTGGTTCTGTGCCTGCCCAGACACTGCAGGATATACAGGTCTAGGTTGTTGAAACACTGGTTGAACAACACTAGCACTTGAACCTTGTGGTCCAGACATAGGACATTCTCTAGAGAAATGACCTTGCTGTCCACATGTGTAACAACCTCTCGTTGCCCAATAGCATGCTCCAAAATGCTTCTTCCCACAAGTATTACATAGTGGTACTGTTCCTCCTGAACTTCGTCCACTAGAACTTGATCCAGACATACTGAACCTCCTATCTTTCTTTCCTTTCTTAAATCCTTTACGATATGGTCCAGTAAACCTATTCGTATTCGAACTAGCAGTTCCTTCTCTTACGAGCTCACTAGTAACATTGATCTTTCCAAATTGGATCAAAGTACTTTCCATCTGACGTGCACTATCGATGATTTGCACCAAATCCTTACTAACATCAGATAGCAATCCAATATATTCGGGTCCTAGCCCCTTAATGAACCTTGAATTCACCCTATCTCTATCCAACATCAAATCAGGTGTGAATCGACTCAATCTtgtgaactccgtcacatactcctGCACAGTCTTTCCTATCTTATTCAGACTCAACAGTTTCTCTCGATGATTCTCCGTTACTGAAAACGGCAGAAAGAAATTCTTAAATCGAGTGACAAATTCATTCCAAGTCATCTCTCCCATACTTGGTTGAATATGCCTTTGAAACCAATCCTTCGCAGATCCTTTTACTGACATCTCCACCATCAGTATAGTCTGTCTTTCACTAGCATTAAGACGTCTAGCATTCATCTCTACTTCCTCTAAGaaatctaacgcatcgttcgatccatcaaacttcatgggcttgagcctcatgtaagccataaCGAGATCACGATCAACATTAGCACCAACTCTCTGCTGTTGATAATCCAACTGCTCTCTGTGCATATTTTGCACTTCCGCTTGATTCGTTTGCATGGCTGCTATGCCAGCTAAAAATTGTTCGAAATCAAAGCCcggaatattaaaattaggcccacggcctctaccacgacctcgaccacgtccacgtCCACGACCACGACCTTCGCCTGCTGCGGGTATCGTATCGTTATGAACGGACTCCTCATCATGAACATTCTCCTCTTGAATGTTTTCCTCATGCTGATCAGCCATTCTGATCAAAGCACGTCATCTATTAAAATCTATCTAAGCGTTCTAATCGTATACTATCAGGCTCTACTTACTCCTAACAAGCATACAGACTCGATCCTAGAGCACAGCTgggaatatttaaaaacaaatgatgacttaACGAATGACATGACCgaaaatcctatatgttgcagTAGACTCTATACCAATTTCCTAGGTTCACATTCCATACGGTATATAACAATGATACCACCTTTACTATCAACCACTTTTCGACTATCACTCAGTCGGTGGAAATGATACCAACTTTCATTACTCCTTTCATATATTAGTAATGGTTTAAGACTATAAACCATCACTTTGATATCAAACTCGACAATGGCCCGTTTTtcgaccattgctctgataccacctttgtcacgacccgattctcggcatcgagaccggcgctagggaatgggagtggttgctccgaaacccgtagcaagccttaaaagtACATTAAAATtcacttaaaatttttcgcggaattcaaaacattttcgaacattttaaaatcgcagtttaaaacgttctattatcaattaccatttaaaacatgcacataatttttttctttaattattgcattttagtttttaaaaccatttcattatggtttatcgtgcatctcattatgcataccaacttactatggtaattactgcatttcactatgcaggccatttctctatggacttaaccgcatttcattatgcagaccatttcattatggatttaactgcatttcattatgcagattCGCTCGCCGCATTTTATTcaagtgcagtcgctcggactttcgcacagcattcacatattacatattatcagagtttaagcgttataaaatataaagcataaataagtccaacgactactagggtatcaccgttcattattctagctactgcaactctagacacataaaggaaagtcattctcactttattcaagccagggatttccggaacaagaaattggaaatccacacgtcaaactactcgcctgtaaaaatattaaattcaacggggtcagttataaaaactggtgaatgcgtacaacatgtactaataaacattaatatgaaagcaatgcattccagattaccgattcatatgaaaccctaaaccatgattcatgttcctatatgctttcaaaacaggaaacataaatattccacatcatttcatcatattcgggttaacctttttatggccgtatttattcatttctttttttttttgtactttagcccgtcaaatctgatcattcatcttttacgtatgtgaaggtctttagactctttcaccatacaacagatttcggcagtacatatataccgtcgccatttttacttttttaaaaggttcaacctctcagatctcggcagtttctctttactgcctttggtcgtctatattccgttgcctctgaagatctgttcacacagagtctaggccgtcgcctgactttccaggccgtcgccaggattcacacagtatattcacatgcaacccattctaaatgcaataccggtgatcacacagcactattgccgcccaatagtaagcacgtttcaatgaatctaaatcggtttcaacactatgaatagttcatgcgatttaaattcaaaataaaataaagcatttgcaaatcatgtaaagcagttcgcaaatatttttaatactaatatttagcagtataagttgtaaacacactcacagtactcgcttattccaattataaaaataccaccCGTCGATTAatcaaaacctttgctcgccggtttccgcgacaaaactcgctggatctaatttagagattaaacattaataaatgtaataactctaaattctaggataaactctagaccgactcaaccatataaccacataatcacaaaccaaatttgattccgactatctatatccgcgtcatcgtatttctatacgatacaccacgtagtttatttatttcaataaataaacatagaattataattccatataattctatcacacattcaattcacataattttctaaaatacacCTTCAGAAAATCTCAACAAATATACCACatttcaaaaataaccaaaaatatttttccgtaaaatatttttgacccggggctcggcccccccttattttctgccaaaaaacatttcggcactaactgctgccaaatgagtttaggactgagccaacatgctctatcccctctactcatactccggtcaccgtattccggtggttttggccggaaaactcaaaaacgctaaaaacgcttaaaaatccattttaagccattttaacaccgaaattcaccaaaaataatttcaaatacatttttaatttttatcttgtaaaaacagcagcccaatatttttaaaataatattttccattattttaaccattaaaaccgaaataacaattaataatcaaaaccgattattaatccttcaaaacactacacaaaaatcatttaaactccacaaataattatcaaacacatttcataaatttttcataaatattttctgcccagaatttaaaatgacagttttaccctttttccataatttttagccgaatagagttattaaaaattaaacccgattattaaaccgctaaaaattaaccatcaaccatttaattaacatcaaccacaAATATAACTCATCCATGAACAAAGTTagttccagaaattaaaaatcattttatttaccctttttaagctatttttaagctttaaaacaattaaaaaccgaaacccaactaattaaattaacacccgaaatgtttaacatttttaatccacaaaaatttcactttaaagcatatataaatatcatcatatagatcagcccagaaatttaaataaataatttaatttttacggaaaaattatttaaaaaccgaaacccaCATAAATAACAACCAAAACCAACTAATTATTCATCAAACATCAAATGTAAACCATCCTATGCATGTTTCTAGACCTCAACcaacatcagcaaataaaaactaagatttgagcttgaaattatacctcaaatgAACATGCAAATATAGATTAATGATCTACGTAAGCTCCTCGTCAATTTCCgttaagaaaattttgaaagaaaatcaaaggataaatttttgtgtttttagctTGAATGGTTCGGCACCCACActcaaatggagaagatgaaatagagacttgggcaccaagtttagcttaggaaaatatctagatattatttgaagtttcaattatttacaagtttgccattatggcattcttgtaaataattcgaactctaggggcaaaataatttcaactttaccaaatattcaaaaacattaaatcatatcatatgggctgtttttaaaatatttttgggcttttaaaaatatttaaaataattatttttacgatttttagtgaaaaatcacaaaattcacttttaacacgtaaaattgccaaaaatcacatttaaggcaaacacatagcaaatcacattttcacccatataaattcatcacgtgaatttattcactattttcgaggtcctaatcaattaaaatcggacacacacgaaaataaacgctaataattctacggggtattacactctactaaaaatataataaaaaataactaatttattttttatttttataatcagTTCTGTCTATATTTATGTGTGTATGAGAGAGAGAGTATAActctttgaattttaatttttgtgataAACACCCATTTTGTAATTTTCCTATTACTTATAACATCCCAAACACATTCTACTTGAAGATCTTCTTACCATTTGAAAAAACattaaacaatatttaaaaatccTCTTCACTTTtacggatattaaactctttgAGTCATTGAGTTATTCCAATATTATAGAAAGGGTACTAAatttcaaatcgttaaaaaatagTTACTAAGTTATCATATTATTTCTCAGAGAGGTCaccgttttaaaaaaatatcattaagtTTATAGCAAATTACAAAACGGATACTGAGTTATaccattttgtcaaaattgatactaaattatatatttttttgtaattatggcATGCCACGTAGGATAAAACGCAAAAAGTTAAGTGCGTTTTGCCTCGAGTGACATCCCgtgaaataatttgataacttaGTGACCATTGTTTAACAATTTGAAACTTAGTACCCTTTTTATAATATTGAAATAACTCAGTGACCTAGGTTGTTTAATATCCTCACTTTTACTATTCAAAATCTTTAAAGAGGGggaatccttcatttttaataaaaagctCTGTAAACCCTAACACCTTtctcctcttcttcctctttaaCAATGGCTTCTGAAGCAGTACCCATCAATCCATCGCCACCACAACAACCACCGCTTGCTATTATCCCCACCACCCACCAGCTCCTACCCCCATCCACCACCGCAGCAGCCGCCACTAGCGTCTCTCCCCTCGCCAAAACCCAAGAACAACTCGTCCTCTCTATAACCAAACCACGCTCTAAAGACCGTCACAAGAAGGTGGATGGCCGGGGGACACGTGTGCGTCTTCCGGCCGACTGCGCCGCAAGAATCTTTCAACTGACTCGAGAGCTTGGCCACCAAACTAATGGCCAGACCGTTGAATGGCTCCTCCGCCATGTTCCCTCATCAGACTTCCCTTCTTCCGCCACCGCTGCCGCCACCACTAACGCCCCAGCTGATAATCCCGGCCTGCATGTAAAATCTTTAAAGAAGAAAAGTTCAATGGTATCAAAAAAGAAAGATACCCAGTTACATAATTCTTTAAAGCATTGTGCTGCTGATTCAAGAACAGAAGCACCAGGGATGAGAATGGTGGTGGAGGAAGAGGAAGAGATTAAGAAAGAAGATGTAAAGAAGAGTGAGTTTGAGTTATTTCATAGTTTAGATGGGACTTTTCCTTACATTTCTTTTACTAATTTATTGATGCAATATGAGAGGGATCCATGATGATGAAATCTGTTTCATTTTCTTTGTTTAAGTTGCaaatatattaacttaattgTGTAATTGTAGTAATTGAAGGATGTGGAGTATGGCTTTATTGGCCTGATTGGATTAAAGTTATTAGCATAAGCAAAATTTGAGATCGTTTGTTGAGTATAAGCtttttctctgttttttttattacttatttatgtaaattttaataCCCAAGTATTTTAAATTCAGtaatttttattagatttaacAAACATGCCCTTTAATTGGTGTTTTATGGGGATGGTTAATTCCCATCATGTAGCTGAGCCTTGATTTGCTTAAGCCTGTAAAGACTGATGAGAGCAGAAGCTGGGCTTGATAGGTAACTTGTGCCTCCCTGGAGTGTAAGGGAGACCTAATAGGTTAGCGGGTGCGGATGTATAATTTCTCGGAGCACAGAGGAGGGTTAATCGGCAGTCTATGTGAGGAGTCGCTTGGATAATTAGTTTCCACGAGATCAGCTAAGGCTTAATTGGTTTGCGCCATTGTGGAGAGTAGCCGAGAGGTATTTTCCAAGAGTGAAGCTTAGGCTTAATTGGTTGCCCGGGGCCAGGTATGGAAGTGAGTTTCCAAGAGTTCGACAAATGCTTAATTTGTTCACGTGTATGCAGGGAGTAGCCGAAATGGTTTTATCCTAAGATTGTAACGGAGGCTTAATTGGTGACccgagtgtggaagttagtttCCAGTGCTCGGAGGAGGTTTAATTTATTTGCGTGTATGCAGGGAATAGCTGAAATGGTTATATCCTAAGAGTATAGCAGAGGCTTAAGTGGTGACCTGAGTGTGGGAATTAGTTTCCAGTGTTCAGCGGAGGCTTATTTTGTTTGCGCTTATGTGGAGAGTAGCCGACAATGGTTACCAAGAGTGTAGCGGAGGCTTAATTGGTTACCCGAATGTGGAAGTTAGTTTCCATGAGTTCAGCGAAAACATAATTTGTTTGAACATATGTAGAGAGTAGGCTAGATGGTCAGTTCCCGAGGGCATAGGGAGGCTTAATTGGTTGCCCAGGGGCGGATGATTAGTTTCCATGAGTTCAACGGAAGCTTTATTTGTTTGCCCGTGCATGAAGATTGAAGAGTAGCTTGGGTGGTTATTTCCAAAGGGCTCACCGGAAAAGCTTAAATTTGTTTGCGCTCGTGTGATGATCGAAGAGCAGCTTGGGCGGTTAGTTCTGAAGGGTTCGGCTAAGCATTTTGTTGAGGTACTAATAAATGAATTACGTCttaaaatttgaagaaaattTGTATTGTGGATTGGTGATTTCAGATCATCAAATCTGAATTCGAATATATGATGTCTATGCCTATGCAAACCAAGTATATGAAATAGAAATATATGATGTCTTATGCTTTTTAGATTGTTTCATTGGCCAGTAAGTACTCATTTGACATGTTATGTTgattaattaacatttaatagcTCACTTGTTTAGCACTCTGTATAATCTACTCCTTCATTCTCAAAATAATAGTTCGCTTTCTCTTTGTTTCACACAGTTTATAAAACACAATTAATGCtctaattttttgcaattttattttcattttttctatcatacccttattaaatattatgtctaatttattttttaaactaatggcaataaataataaacattaaataaagGTAAAATGGAAAAATCAACACTTTAAATTGTGAATTACAAGGAATATAAATAActatttgggacaaaaaaaagaaggaaagttgactattgttttgggacggatgaagtatttaaatattacatttacacatttttttaataatattaattatttctatataaaccatattcaaataaatagttatttttttaaagacgAGTGATGAAGagtgaaaattaattttaatttaaaatgttattaaaaataaaagtaaaatattaagtaaaaaaatgttatttctAAAATTGGTAAAGAAGATTTGTTTTTTCACCGTTTGGGGCCATCTCCAATGCCTAGCATCAAAAAATAGatcatcaaattttaatttgatgaaAATCATTAAATTCACTCGAACAATAGTTATCAAATCTAGCaccaacaaatattttttttttaatattttaagggAATTACTAAATACCGTCCCTAAATTATTAGATACCGTCCATTTTTTTACCTCGCCCTtctattatttcaaaaaaaaaacaattaaaggaCGTCCTCGTTGGGGAAGTCTCCCCTTTGGGGAGACGTTTTCCGGAGAAgtcctttaatttattttaaaaaaaattgaaaaaaaaaagaaattaaacgaAAAACACTTtctaaattaaacaatttttttttaaattaaaaaaaatacctttgaaattaaacgaaaaacatttagaaattaaacgaaaacaatttgaaattaatttttttgaaattaaatgatttctttaaaaaaaatgaaatagcCTATAATTtgtacttaaaaataatataagtgtatttttttgataaaaatattaatataaaaattaatatatctgtactttaaaataatataatgtattttttgataaaaaaattaatatatctgtacttttttttgataaaaaaaaatatatctgtacttaaaataatataagtatatttttttgataaaaaaattaatataaaaattaatataagtgTATTCGTGTTTGAAtgtgagttgagaggatttgaaTGTGAGTTTTAGAATTAGGAAAAGGTAAAAGGATATTTAGGTAAAAAAAAGGACGGTACTTAGTAATTTAGGAGCGGAGCAGTTCactattttaatcatttttaacgttaacattttatacactttttaccaattacccctataaatttatttttgttacatATTCATCCaattaacatatataatattaattatattttaaaaataaaatgtcattaatttattttgttataaacaacgtatattatttaaaacttgatttataataaaattaataaaaataaatattacattaatttatttgaattaagaCATGCGTGCATATTGGAAAGCCGAAAATAGACGAATATTTCAGAAAAGAGTTCAACAAAATTAATCATCTTCTAATTCAAACAACTTTGATGATTGTTTTATCAATATTAGCAGACATAATACCAATCTACcagaatattaatttaaaaaggaTGTTCTATTTCTTTACTATCTAATATCGTAGTAGTATGTTTCGTTTTTAAATTATCGCCTCGTAAAATTATTAATgtcatgttttaattttaatattttaatgaaaatatatgattagagtattttaatattcatgtgtaaaattattccacaataattatataatagttttatatttatttatgctTAACTCTGTAATTAAATATAgtctttaattaaataaaagtaaattatgaGTATTAAATTGTAAGttaactaaataataaaatattataaatagcaattagatgattaaaaagaagagaaaattacacaataATTACAAAACCAGTGTTTGTTTTCTCTAATAGCCACCTAGTAAAATCTTTACATTTTCTATCATTTTATAGATTACagttgttttatttatttcatcaaATGTCATTTTCTCCTTAAACAAACTATCTCTTTGGTTCTTCGCCAATAAAAAAATCCCCAAAGAAGTAGCCATCACCCCCATCAAAACGACTATGTAACAAGATTgacgtttttttttatcaaaggtggaaattgactctttagagtctcatgttagttgttagttaccgaggcgtggttcgaacccacaacctcttgaTGCACTTAGAGACGCCTTAACCATACAGGCTAGCCCCATATTGGTAAGGAGATTATTGGCATGCTTTCGGCTCTCGGTTGAGTAATATATTCCTGGCATAGTTCAGGTTATTATCATCGTCATAGCTATACTTCTTTGCCTGATGTAACTGTCATTTTCGGTGGCGGCGCTGGTGATGAAGAAAAGATATGGAttggaaatttttaaattaaattgggGGTTATCTAGCAAATTCATTTTTGTGTGATATTGTAGAGAAATGATGTTTTATGggttttgatttattattgatTTGGAAGATAGgtttcattttttcaattttgattgttattattttattttattttcatgttgAATTGAATAATAACTGATTTACAGTTGGTTACTAGtgggtttttttaaatttatttgttatgaATAGGGTTGTGAATGCAGTGATGAAGCCAGCTCTAAATTTGAGGTAGGGCacaatttagttaataaaaataaggcttaatttcttaaaaaaaccccaccttgtattttttttttcgtttataccctgaccttgtaaaaacaccaattgtacccaattttgagtttttatgtttcatctctacccaaaagcattaaattgtactcttttcatttgaaaaaaagtttaaaacaatccttcatttttaacttatatacgaattagatattaatgttattaatagtacaaaaataccatctttttcaaaaaattaaaaataataataattctttaaaaaaatatttcgatttttttttttaaattttttaaaaatatttccgacaaaaaaataaaaaataataataattttttttaattttttattattttatcaaattaaaaatattaattaattatttggatgtatttgattattttttaagtttaaggatttatttgtatattttaaaatagaaaaaaatatgttttaaactcttttccaaatgaaaaaagtacaatttaatgcttttgggtagagatgaaacataaaaacccaaaattgggtacaaatggtgtttttacaaggtcagggtataaacgaagaaaaagtacaaggtgggggttttttaagaaattaagcctaaaaataaAGATATCATATCAcaaaaaagtataattattaatttttctaatgtaaATTAATTctaccaaaaataaataaaattaacgtatcacaaaattaaaaaaaaattatttttgccaATTAAACTTGTTTGAAGAGATAACACCACTACTaatatgaattatttttttgatgtaTTGTAATTCCTccaattaaatttgtattatttttttttcaaactgtATTTTAAGATTATCAGATCTCTTACATTAACAAATACTCCatacaaatttgatttttaatatcatGAATACCGGGATTGTAAATTTATATCATTGGCATTAAACTATACTGGTATTTTTCTTCTATTACCCCGCATTAAGAATATTAACAATTCCGCAATTGAGGTCATGctctttttatcaaaaatttatctattaaggtcgtaatttttttatcaaaaatttatctattatCTACATAGTTAGAAAATTTCACAATAATTAATCAATACTatattactaattaaaaatataaacacatatattataatataattcaaatagaaTAACATTACTACCTATCTAGTAATTATAAAGAGAATTTCAAGACCACAAACTAGACTTAGATTTTTATTACcacaaaatcattaaaaatgaaattgtaCTTAATTTGGCATTTTTCATCAATTAGTTTTAATAATACTCTAATGAGTTATAGTTTAAACGGTATAAGCGCCgacagcaaactgctaggtcgtgggttcaatttcttTCACAAACGCTCTCCtcccaaattattaaaaaaagttatattaaCTCATTTTTAAACGCTAATACAAAAATTATTTGGCTCTGATattactaaattttatatttttaaaaaaaaccattTACGTTTCATGTCAATTTTAAATCTTAAACATagggaaaaaaaatcaaatttgtcATATGTAAATTTCAAATAggtgattttattttgttttaaaatttaattgttttaaaaaacttaggatacaataaattaaaatgactatttaatattattattaaagtaatGAAAGATGAAGATTACTAACTTTTTTAATAGGAATTCAGTGGCTGTGCATTATGTGTGAAATTGAATGTTAAGAAGAATTGGAATACAATTACCATGTGAATAGACATGCAcggctaataaaaaaaattcaaaacaattgaGGTAGGGCCCAGGCCCTGACTGGCCCTACCTCATATCTATCCCTGTgtgaatatatattttaaatgtagaGTAATTGGTGATGCATATAAGTTGTTTGATAGAATTCATGAGAGAGATTTGGTTTGTTAGCATACTA
This region of Mercurialis annua linkage group LG1-X, ddMerAnnu1.2, whole genome shotgun sequence genomic DNA includes:
- the LOC126665944 gene encoding transcription factor PCF1-like isoform X3, which translates into the protein MASEAVPINPSPPQQPPLAIIPTTHQLLPPSTTAAAATSVSPLAKTQEQLVLSITKPRSKDRHKKVDGRGTRVRLPADCAARIFQLTRELGHQTNGQTVEWLLRHVPSSDFPSSATAAATTNAPADNPGLHVKSLKKKSSMVSKKKDTQLHNSLKHCAADSRTEAPGMRMVVEEEEEIKKEDVKKTEP
- the LOC126665944 gene encoding transcription factor PCF1-like isoform X2, with product MASEAVPINPSPPQQPPLAIIPTTHQLLPPSTTAAAATSVSPLAKTQEQLVLSITKPRSKDRHKKVDGRGTRVRLPADCAARIFQLTRELGHQTNGQTVEWLLRHVPSSDFPSSATAAATTNAPADNPGLHVKSLKKKSSMVSKKKDTQLHNSLKHCAADSRTEAPGMRMVVEEEEEIKKEDVKKIIEGCGVWLYWPDWIKVISISKI
- the LOC126665944 gene encoding transcription factor TCP8-like isoform X1, producing the protein MASEAVPINPSPPQQPPLAIIPTTHQLLPPSTTAAAATSVSPLAKTQEQLVLSITKPRSKDRHKKVDGRGTRVRLPADCAARIFQLTRELGHQTNGQTVEWLLRHVPSSDFPSSATAAATTNAPADNPGLHVKSLKKKSSMVSKKKDTQLHNSLKHCAADSRTEAPGMRMVVEEEEEIKKEDVKKSEFELFHSLDGTFPYISFTNLLMQYERDP